From the genome of Candidatus Binatia bacterium:
TCGCACCCGAGCCGCAGCGCCTCCAGCGGGATCGAGCCGCCCCCCGCAAACGGATCCACGACCAGCGGCGGCTCTTCGCCATGCGCCGCCTTCACCAGCGCCCGGCTCACCTCGAGATAGGTACATTGCGCCGCGTTATCCCAGTTCGCGAAGTCCGCGATAAACTTGAGCAGCGCCTTGCGCAGGTCCTCGTCCGTGGTGCCCGGATTGCAGCCGGCCACCTGCGGCAGGAGTTCCCGCGCCTTTGCCTTGAACTCCGCCGGGCAGAGCGGATCGCACGGGTCCGGCCACAGCAGCGTGAGCAGCACCGCCCGGCTCGACGCCAGCGGCCGCCGCGCCCACCACAAGTGCAGCGTGCTCGGATGCCCGTGCCGGATCGACTTCTCCCGCGCCGCGCGCCGCGACACCTCGGCGATCGGGAAGTCCACCTCGGCGAGGCGCTTGCAGTCCTTGGGGATCATTGCCGGACCTTGCCCTTCTTCTTGCGAGACGGGCCGCCATCGCGGCCGGAATCGGGCGAGAGCGGTCCGGAAACGGGCGGTCGCCCGGAGGCATGGGCGGTTGCCATCGCCAGTCCCGCCTCCGTTGTTTTGTACCTCTGCATCCGGCTTCGCGGCTTTTCAGGGATGGTCCGTTCCAGAATGTCCATGGCCATCAAGGGCGCAAGATAGTTCGCCTGGAAGGTCTTCCAGTGCTTGAGCCCCAGTTCGGTCATGATGGCCTTCGCCGGTTGAGGTTCGCGGCAGAACGCCGCCACTTGTGCGGTGACTTCTGCGGTCACTTGTGCGGCGACATGCGGGGTCATTTCACGTCATCCCCGCCGCGTTCCTTCAGCGCCTTTTCCCCGGCCGGGGTCAGCCGGTACTTCTGCAATCGGCTGTTCGGCTTGTCGGGTATGGTGCGTTCGACGAGGCCTTGCTCAAGGAAACGTCGGACAGACCGCTTGAACGCTCCCGTCACGGCCTTGCACCCGCACCGTCTCGCCCAATCAGAGATCGCCAGGGGGCTGTCGGCTAGATGACGCAGGAGCGACTCGGCCCCTGACTCGGCCCCTGACTCGGCCCTTGACCTTCCCGCCGCGCCGCCGGCAACCAACGGCGCCCTGAAGGTGACGACCAGGAACCCCTGCTTTTCCTCGAAGACCGGAGGCGGTGCGCCGTGCTTCTCGCACATCTCGATCACGCGGTTGGTGCCGCGACCCCAGACCTCCACCGCTCCGGTGCGATGGAACGCTTCGGCGATCGACGGGTTGGTCGGCTTCGACAGATGCGGACCGGAGAGCTGTTCCACGGTCATGCCGCCGGGGAGACGGCCATAGCTCTGGATCTCGATGCGGTCGTCGAAGATCGCGATCGCGACGTACCCGGAGTGATGGGAGTAGTCGCGGTGCATGACGGCGTTGAGGAGGATCTCTCGCAGCGCTGCGGGCGGAACCGGGAAGCGATCTTCACGGAAAACCGTTCCCTTGGGGAATCGCGCCCCCAGCGGCATGGTGCGCTCGAGGAACGCCATGCCTTCGCGCACCATGGAAAAGGCGTTCATGTGCTCCTGCCGGTTGTCCACGATCTCGCCGGTGACCGTCGTGCCGCGGAAGCGCCCCAGCTTGAGAAGGCACTGGGGATAGTCGGGCATGAATCGCGTGCCGTAGAGCACCTGGGCGGCCCGCGTGAGGACGCTCGATACCCGCAGTCCCAGCCGGTCGAGAATCTCCCCGATGTCGCGGCGGGTGTCCGGCGAGATCCGGCTTTGCTGAATGGCCAGCTCGCGCGTCCGCAGGATTTCCTTGCGATCCAGGTCCTTCAGCGCCAGTCCCTCGGCTGAAAGGTTCTCCCAGCGGCGTTTGGCATGGCCGCGCTCGACGAGCAGACGCTCGTACTTGGCCTGCGGCATCCGACGCGTCGTGCTCCCTACGCGCTCGTACGGGCGGCCTTCGTAGGTGAAGGGTCGCATGTCCACGCCACCCTCGACCGCCGCAAGGACGAGCTCGCGGCCTGCCTTGACCTTGATGCGATGGATGGAGACGTGGGCGGGCGGCTCGAAGCGATCGGCGGCTTGAGCGATGTCGCGGAGCGTCTGGTCAGAGACGGCCTGCCCCTCGATGGTACCTTCCGGCCGGACGCCGAAGAGCACCATGCCGCCGGAGCCGTTCAGGAAGGCGCAGAGCGTCTGCATGCCTTCCTTCAACTCTCCCGTCGAGCGCTTGAACTCCAGAGCCGGACCTTCGCTTTCTTTCACGAGGGCGGCGAGCTGTTTCGCGTTCGCGGGAATCCCCACGGTCGTCACGGACGTTCTCCTCCATACGGCGGCGAGTCCTCACGCACCTGCATGGGCTTCGTCATCGCGTTCACGGCCAAGTAGTAGTGGGCCACCTTCGTCACCTCGTTCCAGTCGAGGCGCGCCGGGTCGCGGATCGGCTGCTGGAGTCGCGGAGCATTGTCGCAGTCGGTGACGACGTAGAGCCAGAAACAGTCGGGACGGTCTTCTGCCACGCGGCGCTCATTGGGCGTGAGCAGGATCGTGCCGGTCGCTGCACCAAGGCCCTTCACCTCGATGAGGCGCAGCTCTCCGGAAGCAAGGTCGAGGCTCGTGACGTCGTAACCCAGGTTTTTCTCCGAGACATCGTAGACCTGCCGCCCCTGCGCCTGCTCGTGCTCCATGACCACGCGCATGGCGATGGCTTCGGTCTCGAAGTTCGGCCTGAGACGTCGCACCTCGGGCGCCTCGCGCTCCGGATGGGGCAGGACCAGCACGCTGGCGATACGTTCGACGGCTTGCAGCGTGAGCGCCCGCTGGCGCTCCAGCTCGCGCCGCCGCCGCTCGCGCCGCACCATCAATTCGGCATGTCGTGCTTCCGCTTGTGCCAACCGGCCCTCTGCACCGGTCACCTTCTGGTCGACCTCCGCCGCAGCTTTGCCGATCTCTTCGTCGACCTTCTGCAGCAGCTCCGTCAACGACAGCTTGATGTGCGCGCCGATGCGCTCGATCTCGGCCAGTCGCTCGGCGCGGACTTCTCCGATGAAGGGTGTGAGCGCGTTTGTGTTCAGCCACTCGGTTGCCTCGGGAAGCGAGATGACCGACGGCAGAGCGGCGGGCGCTGGAGTTGCGGTGAGGTTGCCGAGCATGCTGAGTTCGACCAGCTTGGCGTTGCCCTCACCCTCGCTGCGAGAATTCTCTTGAAGGAAGCCTTCGCTTGGAGACGCCGTGCCCTCACGGCGTTCAATCCCGCTGCGAGCGCGGGCTGAGGGCAGCCCGTCTCCAACTGCGGAGTGAGGAGATCCAATCTCCACAGCGAACAACCGTTCGTGAATCACTTGGCCGAGGCCGTCGACGACTCGTGCGCGGTAAAAGTCGATTCGCGCCGACGTCTCGTGGTCGAGCGAGTAGAAGCACGCGCCCTTGGCGAACACCTCCTGGGCGAGTGCGCTGGTGTGCCGGTGCAGCGCTTCGAAGTGCGGATGCCCCGGCGTGACCCACTCCAGATTGTTCTTCTCCGCCGTCTCGCGATCGGTCGACAGCCGCGGATACTTCGCGACCAGCGCTGGAAGCTTCCAGTCGGGTTCGCTCTCCTGGCGCCGCAACACCGGCGGCGTCCTGCCGGGCTCGAACGCGTGCGGCAGCGACGCAACCGGCTTCAGCTCGAACGGGACATACCCCGCCGCGTCGCGGATGAAGCGCGCGATCGTCTCGGGCACGACGCGCCGCTCCTGGGCGCGGGCGCGGCGCTCGATGAGCATGTCGAGGTTGAGCCGCTTGCTGGCCAAACCTTCGAGCGCATTCTGGCAGATGGCCCGGAACCGGCCTTCGTCGACATCGCGCAGGAGCCGATCTTCAAGGTCCGCATCGCCGAGCTTGCCGGCATAGTAGTCGCGTAGGACGCGCTCGATGTGGGCGGCAGGCAGGATCTCACCGACGACGTTGAAGACGGCGTCGTCATCGAGGGCGTTGCGGATCTCCTGCAGCTTCTCGAGCAAGCGCTGGAGCACGCGGCCTTCGATGGTATTCGTGGCAACGAAGTTGAAGATGAGACAGTCGAAGAGCTGGCCGTAGCGATGGATGCGGCCCATGCGCTGTTCGAGCCGATTCGGGTTCCACGGAATGTCGTAGTTGAACAAAATGTGGCAGCACTGCAGGTTGATGCCTTCACCTGCCGCTTCGGTGGCAACGAGCATCTGAATGTTACCTTCTCTGAACTGCTGCTCGACGTACAGCCGCGTGTTCGGTTCTTCCCGCGAGCCGATCTTCATGCTGCCGTGGATGCATCCGACGCGGAAGCCCCACTCTTTGAGAAGTCCCATCAGATAGTCCAGCGTGTCCTTAAACTCGGTGAACAGGAGCAGACGCTGCTCGGGATGGTCGAAGAATCCCTCTTGGTGCAGGAGCTCCTTGAGCCGCGACAGCTTGGCCTCGGCGCCCGAGTCCTCGACGCGCTTAGCATCTACGGCCAGCACCTTCAGCTCCGCGATCTCCTCGCGAACCTGCTCGGCACTGCCGGCAAGCGTGATCGCTTCGAGCATCTGCTCCAGGCGCTCCCGTTCGCTCTCCTCCATCTCTTCCAGTTCTTCAGGATCGGGAAGGTCCGGTGGTGCGATTCGCGCGAGTTCCTGGGCCTGCTTCAGTGCCGCGTCGAGGCGGCGGGCGCGATTGTCGAGCGAGCACCGCATGGCGTGCGTGCTGGACGCCAGCCGGCGCTGGTACAGCGACATGAGGAAGCCGACGGCGCGAGCGCGCGGATCGTCGCCCTGTGCGGCGGCCTTGGCGCTCTGCTGCTTCACGAAGTGGGTCACGCTCCGGTAGAGATCGAACTCGTTCCCGTCGATCTGGAAGTCGACCGTGTGCGGAATCCGCTTGGTGAAGATCTTCCGCGCCACCCACGAGCCGTCGCTCTGGCGCTCGGGGAAATAGACCATCGCCTCCTTCGTGCGACGCAGGTAGAATGGCGCGCGGCGCTGGGTCATCGCCTGACGAATCGACTTCACGTCGGCGTAGGCGTCCTCGTCGAGCAGTTGGAGAAACAGGCTGAAGTTCGTCGGGTCACCCTTGTGCGGCGTGGCGGTGAGGAGCAGTAGGTGATCCGTGCTGTCCCGGAGCAGCTCCCCGAGCGCGTAGCGCGCGGTCTTCCGAGCTGGCGGCGTCCACGACATCCGGTGCGCCTCGTCGACGATGACCAAATCCCAGTGCACTTGTTTCAGGCCGGGAAGAATGTCAGTGCGCTTGGCCAGGTCAAGCGACGTGAGGACATGACGGTGCTCCAGCCACTGGTTGACGCCGAACTGGTCGCGAATGTCGCCGCCTTTCAGGACCAGAAATTTCTCGTCGAACTTCTCCTTCAGCTCGCGCTGCCATTGGAAGGTCAGATTGGCGGGGCAGACGATCATAATCCGATCAGCCAGCCCACGGAGCTTCAGCTCGCGGATGAGCAGTCCCGCCATGATGGTCTTGCCCGCACCGGCGTCGTCGGCGAGCAGGAAGCGTACGCGCGCGAGTTTGAGCAGGTAGTGGTAAACGGCTTCAAGCTGGTGGGGCAGGGGATCGACGCGCGACACCGAGAGGCCGAAATACGGGTCGAATTCGTATGCAATCCCCAGCGAGTAGGCCTGCAAGCCCAGCCAGAGCAGCCGGCCGTCGCCGTTGTACGTGCAGACGGATTCTTGAACAGCCAGGGCTTCGAGATCCCGGCGCGTCAGCGTTACGCTGCGGAATCGCTCCGAGCGGATACCGACAAGCCCGACCGTCCAGGTGTCCGGCCCATTCGGCCGCACTGTCTCCACGCGCATGGGCTCGTTGAAGAGTGCACCGGAAAGAACTTGTCCGGGACTGATAGCGTGTTCTTCGTTCATCCTCCGCCCCGCTCGCTCCTGCAATTAGCATAGGCTCGCGGTTGGGAGATAGAACCGAGAGTGAACCGACAGAAGGGTACGGGTGGGCGCCCGCCTACGGCTGACCCCGTCTCCCTCGCAGGCTACGACTCAGGACCGATGGTCAGCACGAGATCATTGCGGTGGATGACCTCTTCGGTGAGCTTGTATCCGAGGACGCCTTCGATGCCGGCGGAATGGACGCCTTTGATCTTGTCCAATTCGGCGGCGCTGTAGTTCACCAGGCCGCGCGCGAATTCGCTGCCTGACAGATCGACGCAGCGAACGCACTCGCCGGGGCCGAACTTGCCGTGGACCTCCTTCAAGCCTTTGGGCAAGAGACTGCGGCCCTTGTGGGTGATTGCTTCATAGGCACCCGGGTCCACCACCAGCGTGCCCGCCGGCTTCAATGTGTAGGCGATCCAGTGCTTGCGCCGGCCCAGTCGATCGCCGCGCGGAAGAATCAGTGTGCCCACCGCTTGGCGCGCATCGAACACCGCCGGCAGCACGCCGGAATGGAGACCGTCCGCGATGATGGTGGGAATGCCGGCGGCAGCGGCCTTCCTGGCGGCGGCAAACTTCGATGCCATTCCCCCCGTGCCGAGTGCGCCACGCCCATCCATGACGTAGGCGGACATGGCGCGGCCGGGATCCTCGACCACGTCGACCATCACGGCGTCGGAATGGGCGTGCGGGTTCTTGGTGTACAGTCCGGCGACGTCGCTGAGCAGCACGAGCAGGTCGGCTTCGACCAGGCCGGCGATCAGGGCCGACAGATTGTCATTGTCGCCGAAGTTTCTCAGCTCGTCGATGACCACGGTGTCGTTTTCGTTGGCCACGGGCACGACGTCGGCGGCAATGAGCGTCTCGATCGTGTGCCGCGCGTTGAGATACCGGCTGCGGTCCGCCAGGTCGTCGTGGGTGAGGAGAATCTGAGCTACCTGGGTCGAGTGCGAGGCGAAGTACTCTTCGTAGAGGGCCATCAAGTTGATCTGTCCGACCGCGGCGGCCGCCTGCCGCTGTGGGACGGTTTTCGGGCGTTCCTTGAACCCAAGGCGCGCCATGCCCGCGGCAACCGCGCCCGAGCTCACCACCACCAGCTCGATGCCGCGTTTGTGCAATCCGCACAGTTCTTCCGCCAGCGATCGGAGCCGCGGGCGATTGATGCCGTTCGGCCCCGATAAGATGCTGCTACCGATCTTGATTACCGCGCGGCGCAGGTGTTTACACAAGCGCGGCTTATGAACGAGTTGGTCGTTTGTCGCGGCAGATCCGCCCATCTCATTCCCTCACCCTGACCGTCTCCTGGAGCGCGAGGGGATCCTGAGGTGGCGGCTCGTCAGGCACCGCCGCTCGTAGCGCCCGCCAACGGCGACCGACCTCACGCATGAGCACGGCGACGCCTTCGCCCGTGGCGGCAGAGATTGCCCACAGCGTGATGCCGCGTTGCGCAAAACGCGCCTGGACAGCAGGGTAGCGTTCTCGCGCTTCGCTCAAATCCATCTTATTGGCGACCACCACCTGCGGTTTTGCCGCCAGCGTGGCATCGAAGGCTTCGAGTTCGCGATTGATCGCGTCGTAGTCGTCCACCGGATCCCGGCCGGTCAGGCCGCTGATATCGAGGAGATGAATCAGGAGACTGGTGCGCGACAGGTGGCGGAGAAAACGGTCCCCCAGTCCGCGTCCGCGGTGCGCCCCTTCGATCAGACCCGGAATGTCGGCAAGGACGAAACTTCCTTCGTCATCGAAGCGGACGACGCCCAGGTGGGGCACGAGTGTCGTGAAAGGGTAATCCGCAATCACGGGTCGGGCGGCGGAGACGGCACTGATCACGGTTGATTTGCCGACGTTCGGATACCCGACCAACCCGACGTCGGCCAGAAGGTGGAGTTCGAGCCGCAGGCGGCGTTCCTCGCCTGGAGTTCCGGGCTGGGCGTATCGCGGCGCCTGGTTCGTGGAGCTGGCGAAATGGGCGTTGCCTTTGCCGCCGCGCCCGCCGTGCGCGACGATGTAGCGCTCGTGCGGCTGGCGGAGATCGACGATCAGCTCGCCGGTATCGGCATCGGTGACGATGGTGCCCGGGGGGACGCGGACCAGACGGCCCTCACCGTGCTTTCCGTACTGTTGCTTTCCCCTGCCATGTTCGCCCCGGCCGCCTTTGACGAGGGGCTGAAATTTGAAATCCAGCAAGGTGGTGAGGCCGGGGTCGACCACAAAGACCACATCGCCGCCGTCGCCCCCATCGCCGCCGCTCGGTCCGCCGTGGGGCCTATATTTTTCGCGCAAAAAGCTGACACAACCACGCCCACCGTCGCCGGCATGCACATGGACCTCAGCTTCGTCAATGAATTTCATCTCCGCTGCCGGCGGAGGTTAGCGGCACCACCCGAAAAAGGAAAGCGGTCTTCACCTGTCTCGCCTGCGCTCGTAGCGGCGCAGCATGCTGCGCCCCTACATAAGGGACGAAAATCGACAGACACGGAGGGTGAGGCAGAAGAGGTTATGCCGGGAAGATGTGGACTTGGCGGCGGTCTTTGCCGACCCGCTCGTAGCGGACGACGCCGTCGATCTTGGCAAACAGCGTAAAATCGCGACCCATCCCGACGTTCTTGCCCGGATGCACGCGCGTGCCGACCTGGCGCACCAGAATGCTGCCTGCCTTTGCCATCTCGCCCGCGAACAGCTTGACGCCACGCCGCTGTCCCTGGCTGTCGCGTCCGTTACGGGTGCTTCCTTGTCCCTTTTTATGCGCCATGGCTTCCTGCCCCTGTTTCGATGCCGGTCACACGAACCGCGGTGAACTGCTGCCGGTGGCCCTGATGACGGCGGTAGTTCTTGCGACGTTTCTTCTTGAACACCAGGATTTTCTTGGCTTTCCCGTGCTGGACGACCTTTGCGGTGACCCGGGCTCCCGCCACGAGCGGGGCTCCGACTCGGATTGCCCCCTCATCCGCCGTCATCAACACTTCCTGGAACTCGATATCCGATCCGGGCTCTCCGGTGAGCTTTTCGACTCGGATGACATCTCCGGGGGCAACGCGGTATTGCTTCCCTCCGGTACGAATTACTGCATAGCTCATGGCTGGTCTCCAGATAAAGAAGCTACTTGAGTAGAAGAACCCTCTAATATTGTCAACTCCGGCTGGTGACGGTATGCAACACCCATGGCGGCACTTACCCTCGTTCTGTATGGCAGGCCCGAGTGTCACCTGTGCGATGAAATGAAGCAAGTGGTGTTGCCGGTCGCACGAGAACTGGGGTGCACGGTGGCGGAGATCGACATCACCGGAGATGCCGATCTCGAAGCGCAGTTCGGTACGGAGATTCCTGTGCTCTTTGTCAACGGCCGCAAGGCCTTCAAGTACCGTGTCGTCGAACACGAGCTCCGCAAGCGCCTGGTTGCAGAAGGCCGCAGAGGGATGACCTCGGCTCCGGGCGGAGCGAAAGGTTGAGAGGCGGTTCTGACGTATGCCGATCATTGCTGTAGACGCGATGGGGGGGGATTTTGCCCCCGAGGAAGTGGTGAAGGGTGTTGCAGAGGCCTCCCTGGAGACAGACATCCAGTGCACCCTGGTTGGGGACGAGGCGGAGATTCAAGCCATCCTCAACCGCGTCGCGTACAACCCGGCGCATATCGGTGTGCACCACACGCACGAGTTTGTCTCTATGGCGGATGACCCCAAGACGAGCCTGCGCCACAAGCGCCGCGCCTCGATCCTGGTTGCGGCCCGGCTGGTTGCGGAAGGGCAGGCGGACGCGGCGGTGACGGCTGGCAACACCGGGGCCGCCGTGCTCGCCTGTGCCCAGCAGTTCAAGACCATCCGTGGCGTCCGCAAGGCGGCGCTGGCCAGCGTGTATCCGCGGCAGACCGAATACCCCGGTCAGGATCAGCTCGCGCTGCTGCTCGATGTTGGGGCCACTATCCGCTGCGATGCCACGGAACTCGTGCAGTTTGCGTTGATGGGAAGCGCTTATGCGCGGCATATTTCGAAGGTGCCGAATCCTCGTGTGGCGTTGCTCAACATGGGGGTCGAGGAAACGAAGGGCGGGGACATTCTGGCCGACGCCTATCGTCGGCTCAAGGCGGTTCCAGGCATCAACTTCGTGGGCAACATCGAAGGCAACGATCTGGCGAAGGGAAAGGCCGATGTGATTGTGTGTGAGGGGCTCCTGGGAAATGTTGTGCTAAAATTGTTGGAAGGTTTAGCCGAAGTGGTAGTGGATTTGGCCGGGACGGCCCGCCGTGAGAATTGGCGGTGGAAGTTGGGGTTTTTCATGTTGGCAAGCGGTTTCGGGCGACTACGTGACCTGACTGACTACGCCGCTTACGGCGGCGCGCCCATCCTCGGCTTTGAACACCTGATGATCAAATCGCATGGCCGTTCGAATGCGCCCGCGATCAAGAACGCAATCAAAGTTGCGGCCAAGGCCGTGCGCGATGGGGTGACGCGGGAAATCACCGCCGGGATTGAACGACTGTGATGGTGCTGCGCCGTGCCAAACGCCGCATGCCTGAGGTGCTGCGGCCCATCATCTTCCGCTGGGACCTCGACAAGACATACCTGAAAACTGAGTTCGACTCCCTGCGCGAGCTGATGCGGGTGCCGTTCGAGAAGCCGCAAGACAAAGTCGCGGTCCCCGGTGTGGCCCCGCTCATTCGTGGCCTGCGCGAGGTGGCGACCCAGGCGGGCCGGGAGGTCCGGATCTATTTCATCTCGGCGAGCCCGCCGCAAATCGCCAAGGCTATCAAGCAGAAACTTGCCCTCGACGGCATCGAGTACGATGGCATTGTGTTCAAGAACCAGTTACAGCACCTGGTCCGCGGTCGATTCCGCAACTTGCGCGAGCAAGTCGGCTACAAGCTGACGGAGCTGCTGAAGAGCCGCGGCGCGACGTCGGCGGAATCGCACGAGGCGCTGTTTGGCGACGACTGGGAGTCAGATCCAATCATCTATTCGCTGTATGCCGATGTTCTCGCCGGTCGCATCGCTGGCGACGAACTCGGTGAAGTTCTCCTTGCCATCGGCGTTGATCCGAGCCTGATTGCCGAGGCTAAGCAACTTGCGGCTGCAGCCGAGCGCGGCGAAGTCGTGGAAAAGATATACATCAACCTCGAGCGCCGCACCCCGCCGACCAGCTTTCGCGCTTTTGGTCCTCGCCTGGTGCCCACCTTCAACTACTTCCAAACGGCCGCGTGCTTGTTCGAGGACGGCTATCTGACCTTGCCGGCGGTGGTGCAGGTTGCCGAGAGTTTGATCAACGACTCAGGCTACACGCCTGGGGCGTTGGCGAATTCCCTGGCCGACATCACGCGCCGCGGGCATCTGCAGCAAGCGAGTACGATCGCGGTGCGCGAGTACTTACGAGCCCGCGGGCTGATCCCGCGTACCGGTCGTCGCCGTGTGGGCATGGCCTTGTGGCAGCGACTGAGCCAGTGGGTCAAAGCCAAACCCGCTCCGGTGCAGCCACAGGGCGATGCCATTGATTACCACCAACTGGTTATGCAATGGCGTGCGGCGCGTTAGGGAGCAAGGAGATGACGGATTGCATCGCCGTGTTGGTCACCGTCGGATCGCCGGAAGAAGGGGAACGGATTGCGCGGGCGTTGGTCGAGGAGCGTGTTGCCGCCTGTGTCAATCTGGTGGGTCCGATCAAGTCCACATACCGCTGGCAAGGTAAGATCAGGCGCGACGAGGAACTGTTGCTGATCATCAAGACGCGCGCGGCGCTCTTCGCCGAGGTGGAGGCCCGGGTGAAGGCGTTGCATTCCTACGGAACGCCGGAGGTGATCGCCTTGCCGATCACGGCGGGCGCTCAAGCGTACCTCGAGTGGTTACGCGCCGAGACGCAATTACCCGGTAAGTGAAGCTCTACGGCCGCCGCAAGTGTGGCGGCGTAACGCCTTCGATGCGGAAGTCGTCGCTTGCTGGCCTGCCCGGAAGGCCGTTCTTCTTCGGCTCTTGACGTGAGAGATCGAGATTCTTGATGCGAATACGCAGGTTGTTGGCGCTGTCGGCGTCGGCCAGCGCCTGCTCCTCTGAAATTCGCCCCTGAGCATAAAGGTCATAAATTGCGTGGTCGAACGTCTGGCCGCCTTCGTGGGTGCTCTGCTCTATGGCTTCCTTGAGCGTGTC
Proteins encoded in this window:
- the obgE gene encoding GTPase ObgE; translated protein: MKFIDEAEVHVHAGDGGRGCVSFLREKYRPHGGPSGGDGGDGGDVVFVVDPGLTTLLDFKFQPLVKGGRGEHGRGKQQYGKHGEGRLVRVPPGTIVTDADTGELIVDLRQPHERYIVAHGGRGGKGNAHFASSTNQAPRYAQPGTPGEERRLRLELHLLADVGLVGYPNVGKSTVISAVSAARPVIADYPFTTLVPHLGVVRFDDEGSFVLADIPGLIEGAHRGRGLGDRFLRHLSRTSLLIHLLDISGLTGRDPVDDYDAINRELEAFDATLAAKPQVVVANKMDLSEARERYPAVQARFAQRGITLWAISAATGEGVAVLMREVGRRWRALRAAVPDEPPPQDPLALQETVRVRE
- a CDS encoding ATP-binding protein, encoding MTTVGIPANAKQLAALVKESEGPALEFKRSTGELKEGMQTLCAFLNGSGGMVLFGVRPEGTIEGQAVSDQTLRDIAQAADRFEPPAHVSIHRIKVKAGRELVLAAVEGGVDMRPFTYEGRPYERVGSTTRRMPQAKYERLLVERGHAKRRWENLSAEGLALKDLDRKEILRTRELAIQQSRISPDTRRDIGEILDRLGLRVSSVLTRAAQVLYGTRFMPDYPQCLLKLGRFRGTTVTGEIVDNRQEHMNAFSMVREGMAFLERTMPLGARFPKGTVFREDRFPVPPAALREILLNAVMHRDYSHHSGYVAIAIFDDRIEIQSYGRLPGGMTVEQLSGPHLSKPTNPSIAEAFHRTGAVEVWGRGTNRVIEMCEKHGAPPPVFEEKQGFLVVTFRAPLVAGGAAGRSRAESGAESGAESLLRHLADSPLAISDWARRCGCKAVTGAFKRSVRRFLEQGLVERTIPDKPNSRLQKYRLTPAGEKALKERGGDDVK
- a CDS encoding helicase-related protein; protein product: MRVETVRPNGPDTWTVGLVGIRSERFRSVTLTRRDLEALAVQESVCTYNGDGRLLWLGLQAYSLGIAYEFDPYFGLSVSRVDPLPHQLEAVYHYLLKLARVRFLLADDAGAGKTIMAGLLIRELKLRGLADRIMIVCPANLTFQWQRELKEKFDEKFLVLKGGDIRDQFGVNQWLEHRHVLTSLDLAKRTDILPGLKQVHWDLVIVDEAHRMSWTPPARKTARYALGELLRDSTDHLLLLTATPHKGDPTNFSLFLQLLDEDAYADVKSIRQAMTQRRAPFYLRRTKEAMVYFPERQSDGSWVARKIFTKRIPHTVDFQIDGNEFDLYRSVTHFVKQQSAKAAAQGDDPRARAVGFLMSLYQRRLASSTHAMRCSLDNRARRLDAALKQAQELARIAPPDLPDPEELEEMEESERERLEQMLEAITLAGSAEQVREEIAELKVLAVDAKRVEDSGAEAKLSRLKELLHQEGFFDHPEQRLLLFTEFKDTLDYLMGLLKEWGFRVGCIHGSMKIGSREEPNTRLYVEQQFREGNIQMLVATEAAGEGINLQCCHILFNYDIPWNPNRLEQRMGRIHRYGQLFDCLIFNFVATNTIEGRVLQRLLEKLQEIRNALDDDAVFNVVGEILPAAHIERVLRDYYAGKLGDADLEDRLLRDVDEGRFRAICQNALEGLASKRLNLDMLIERRARAQERRVVPETIARFIRDAAGYVPFELKPVASLPHAFEPGRTPPVLRRQESEPDWKLPALVAKYPRLSTDRETAEKNNLEWVTPGHPHFEALHRHTSALAQEVFAKGACFYSLDHETSARIDFYRARVVDGLGQVIHERLFAVEIGSPHSAVGDGLPSARARSGIERREGTASPSEGFLQENSRSEGEGNAKLVELSMLGNLTATPAPAALPSVISLPEATEWLNTNALTPFIGEVRAERLAEIERIGAHIKLSLTELLQKVDEEIGKAAAEVDQKVTGAEGRLAQAEARHAELMVRRERRRRELERQRALTLQAVERIASVLVLPHPEREAPEVRRLRPNFETEAIAMRVVMEHEQAQGRQVYDVSEKNLGYDVTSLDLASGELRLIEVKGLGAATGTILLTPNERRVAEDRPDCFWLYVVTDCDNAPRLQQPIRDPARLDWNEVTKVAHYYLAVNAMTKPMQVREDSPPYGGERP
- the rpmA gene encoding 50S ribosomal protein L27; the encoded protein is MAHKKGQGSTRNGRDSQGQRRGVKLFAGEMAKAGSILVRQVGTRVHPGKNVGMGRDFTLFAKIDGVVRYERVGKDRRQVHIFPA
- the proB gene encoding glutamate 5-kinase, which encodes MGGSAATNDQLVHKPRLCKHLRRAVIKIGSSILSGPNGINRPRLRSLAEELCGLHKRGIELVVVSSGAVAAGMARLGFKERPKTVPQRQAAAAVGQINLMALYEEYFASHSTQVAQILLTHDDLADRSRYLNARHTIETLIAADVVPVANENDTVVIDELRNFGDNDNLSALIAGLVEADLLVLLSDVAGLYTKNPHAHSDAVMVDVVEDPGRAMSAYVMDGRGALGTGGMASKFAAARKAAAAGIPTIIADGLHSGVLPAVFDARQAVGTLILPRGDRLGRRKHWIAYTLKPAGTLVVDPGAYEAITHKGRSLLPKGLKEVHGKFGPGECVRCVDLSGSEFARGLVNYSAAELDKIKGVHSAGIEGVLGYKLTEEVIHRNDLVLTIGPES
- the plsX gene encoding phosphate acyltransferase PlsX produces the protein MPIIAVDAMGGDFAPEEVVKGVAEASLETDIQCTLVGDEAEIQAILNRVAYNPAHIGVHHTHEFVSMADDPKTSLRHKRRASILVAARLVAEGQADAAVTAGNTGAAVLACAQQFKTIRGVRKAALASVYPRQTEYPGQDQLALLLDVGATIRCDATELVQFALMGSAYARHISKVPNPRVALLNMGVEETKGGDILADAYRRLKAVPGINFVGNIEGNDLAKGKADVIVCEGLLGNVVLKLLEGLAEVVVDLAGTARRENWRWKLGFFMLASGFGRLRDLTDYAAYGGAPILGFEHLMIKSHGRSNAPAIKNAIKVAAKAVRDGVTREITAGIERL
- a CDS encoding glutaredoxin family protein, which encodes MAALTLVLYGRPECHLCDEMKQVVLPVARELGCTVAEIDITGDADLEAQFGTEIPVLFVNGRKAFKYRVVEHELRKRLVAEGRRGMTSAPGGAKG
- the rplU gene encoding 50S ribosomal protein L21, which produces MSYAVIRTGGKQYRVAPGDVIRVEKLTGEPGSDIEFQEVLMTADEGAIRVGAPLVAGARVTAKVVQHGKAKKILVFKKKRRKNYRRHQGHRQQFTAVRVTGIETGAGSHGA
- a CDS encoding DUF1156 domain-containing protein; the encoded protein is MIPKDCKRLAEVDFPIAEVSRRAAREKSIRHGHPSTLHLWWARRPLASSRAVLLTLLWPDPCDPLCPAEFKAKARELLPQVAGCNPGTTDEDLRKALLKFIADFANWDNAAQCTYLEVSRALVKAAHGEEPPLVVDPFAGGGSIPLEALRLGC